In Holophagales bacterium, one DNA window encodes the following:
- a CDS encoding ATP-binding cassette domain-containing protein yields MGEPASASHRPASAPPLLELAGIEKSYPTGDHRFVALAGVDLAIRDGEFVCLLGPSGCGKSTLLRIIAGLTLPTRGAVRYRGEQLAGVNPHASIVFQTFALFPWLTVRENVEIALQARGVPRSRRSSTASALLNRVGLAGFESAYPREISGGMRQKVGFARAMAVEPELLCLDEPFSALDVLSADALRGELLELWATKSLPTQAILMVTHNIEEAVLLADRVVVMAKEPGRVVREVAIELTQPRQRKDTAFEALVDELYAAVSGRPAPPASHLLRRLPGARPNALAGLLEKLAAEGGRAELATLASELVLELDDLLPIVEAGEHLGLVAVAKAGLTLTPHGVDFAAGSILARKELVAARLVRLPEIGWIFEALQHDDDHRIHRSFFLERLAASHGALAASQLELAVRWGRYAELFAYDDDHQELYLEP; encoded by the coding sequence GTGGGCGAGCCCGCATCCGCATCGCATCGACCGGCGTCCGCACCGCCGCTCCTCGAACTGGCCGGAATCGAGAAGTCCTACCCGACCGGCGATCATCGCTTCGTCGCGCTGGCCGGCGTCGACCTGGCGATCCGCGACGGAGAGTTCGTCTGCCTGCTCGGGCCATCCGGCTGCGGCAAGTCCACGCTCCTGCGGATCATCGCCGGGCTGACACTCCCGACCCGCGGCGCGGTCCGCTATCGCGGCGAACAGCTTGCCGGTGTCAACCCGCACGCCAGCATCGTCTTCCAGACGTTCGCGCTGTTCCCCTGGCTGACCGTCCGAGAGAACGTCGAGATCGCCCTCCAGGCGAGAGGGGTCCCGCGCTCACGGCGAAGCTCGACGGCGAGCGCGCTGCTGAACCGCGTCGGACTGGCGGGCTTCGAGTCGGCCTATCCGCGAGAGATCTCGGGGGGGATGCGGCAGAAGGTGGGATTCGCCCGGGCGATGGCGGTCGAGCCCGAGCTCCTCTGCCTCGACGAGCCGTTCTCGGCCCTCGACGTCCTGTCGGCAGACGCTCTGCGAGGCGAGTTGCTCGAGCTCTGGGCGACGAAGTCGCTGCCGACCCAGGCGATCCTCATGGTGACGCACAACATCGAGGAGGCCGTGCTGTTGGCCGACCGCGTCGTCGTGATGGCCAAGGAGCCAGGCCGCGTCGTCCGCGAGGTCGCGATCGAGCTGACCCAGCCTCGGCAGCGCAAGGACACGGCGTTCGAGGCGCTGGTCGACGAGCTCTACGCGGCGGTCAGCGGTCGCCCGGCGCCGCCCGCCAGCCACCTCCTGCGCCGGTTGCCCGGAGCGCGGCCCAACGCCCTGGCCGGTCTGCTCGAGAAGCTCGCCGCCGAAGGGGGGCGAGCGGAGTTGGCGACCCTCGCCTCGGAGCTCGTGCTCGAGCTCGACGATCTGCTGCCGATCGTCGAGGCGGGCGAGCACCTCGGCCTGGTGGCCGTCGCCAAGGCCGGCCTGACGCTCACGCCGCACGGCGTCGACTTCGCAGCGGGCAGCATCCTGGCGCGCAAGGAGCTGGTCGCCGCGCGCCTCGTCCGCCTGCCCGAAATCGGCTGGATCTTCGAGGCGCTGCAGCATGACGACGACCATCGCATCCATCGGAGTTTCTTCCTGGAGCGGCTCGCCGCGAGCCACGGCGCGCTGGCGGCGAGCCAGCTCGAGCTCGCCGTGCGCTGGGGTCGCTACGCCGAGCTCTTCGCCTATGACGACGACCATCAGGAGCTCTACCTCGAGCCATGA
- a CDS encoding glycosyltransferase, producing the protein MNPLRLSVVVPVYNERYLVRELLSRVLALRIPDIAEIEIIVVDDGSRDGTREILRELAAAEPRLRYIEHERNGGKGAALRTGIAAATGDLTVFQDADLEYDPRDFARMVRPFLEDGADVVYGSRYLPSERRRVLAYRHTLGNRFLTFLSNLFTDLHVTDMETCYKMFRTGLLKSIPIRSNDFAVEPEITAKIAKRQCRLFEVPISYLGRTYREGKKIGLRDGFKALRAILRYWLIDDLYSEDEFGAEILHSLERAQRFNRWMADAVTPHVGARVLEIGAGIGNITHWLMPRDVYVASDINRNYLDYLRNYAIGKPYLEVAKIDLESPADFAPWVGHFDSAVCLNVLEHVGDPNQALRNLHDALVPGGRAVIYVPQGQWLYSSLDEVLGHRCRYSRASLAAELEGAGFAVESLRDFNRFAVLGWLLNGKVLRRRRFSRLQLKIFDLLTPILRRVDRLVPLPGLGLVAVARRRD; encoded by the coding sequence TTGAATCCACTCCGCCTCAGCGTCGTCGTCCCGGTCTACAACGAGCGCTATCTGGTGCGCGAGTTGTTGTCGCGCGTGCTGGCTCTGCGCATCCCGGACATCGCCGAGATCGAGATCATCGTCGTCGACGACGGCTCGCGCGACGGGACGCGTGAGATCCTGCGCGAGCTCGCCGCCGCGGAGCCGCGGCTGCGCTACATCGAGCACGAGCGCAACGGCGGCAAGGGCGCGGCCCTGCGTACCGGCATCGCCGCCGCGACCGGCGACCTGACGGTCTTCCAGGACGCCGACCTCGAGTACGACCCGCGCGATTTTGCCCGGATGGTCCGGCCGTTCCTCGAGGACGGCGCCGACGTGGTCTACGGCTCGCGCTACCTGCCGTCGGAGCGTCGGCGGGTGCTGGCCTATCGGCACACCCTGGGGAACCGGTTCCTCACCTTCCTGAGCAACCTGTTCACCGACCTCCATGTCACCGACATGGAGACCTGCTACAAGATGTTCCGCACCGGTCTGCTGAAGTCGATCCCGATCCGATCGAACGACTTCGCGGTGGAGCCGGAGATCACCGCCAAGATCGCCAAGCGCCAGTGCCGCCTGTTCGAGGTGCCGATCAGCTATCTCGGCAGGACCTATCGCGAGGGCAAGAAGATCGGGCTGCGCGACGGCTTCAAGGCGCTGCGGGCCATCCTGCGCTACTGGCTGATCGACGACCTCTACAGCGAGGACGAATTCGGCGCCGAGATCCTGCACAGCCTCGAGCGGGCGCAGCGCTTCAACCGCTGGATGGCCGACGCGGTGACGCCGCACGTCGGCGCACGCGTTCTCGAGATCGGCGCCGGCATCGGCAACATCACCCACTGGCTCATGCCGCGCGACGTCTACGTGGCGAGCGACATCAACCGCAACTACCTCGACTACCTGCGCAACTACGCCATCGGCAAGCCCTATCTGGAGGTGGCGAAGATCGACCTGGAGAGTCCGGCGGACTTCGCCCCCTGGGTCGGCCACTTCGACAGCGCCGTCTGCCTGAACGTGCTCGAGCACGTCGGCGACCCGAACCAGGCACTGCGTAACCTCCACGATGCCCTGGTGCCGGGGGGACGGGCGGTGATCTACGTGCCGCAGGGGCAGTGGCTCTACTCGAGTCTCGACGAGGTGCTGGGGCACCGCTGCCGCTATTCGCGAGCCTCGCTTGCCGCCGAGCTGGAGGGTGCCGGGTTCGCTGTCGAGAGCCTGCGCGACTTCAACCGCTTCGCGGTGCTCGGCTGGCTGCTCAACGGCAAGGTGCTGCGGCGACGGCGGTTCAGCCGCCTCCAGCTCAAGATCTTCGATCTGCTGACGCCGATTCTGCGGCGTGTCGACCGCCTGGTGCCGTTGCCCGGGCTCGGTCTCGTCGCCGTGGCGCGGCGACGCGACTGA
- a CDS encoding SDR family oxidoreductase: MSKIFFTGFPGFLGVELVPRVLARAPQSEVVCLIQSKFAPLAARRVAEIERRDAAFAGRIRLVEGDITQPGLGLPADALAALATDTSEIFHLAAVYDLSVRREVAVRVNVDGTRNLLDFAARCPALARFQYVSTCYVSGRYPGIFREEDLIKGQVFNNFYEETKFLAEVEVRERMEKGLPATIYRPAVVVGDSRTGETQKYDGPYYVMRWLLRQPGIALLPVVGDTHRSRLNLVPRDFVVEAIDYLSGVAKSLGKTYQLADPEALTIDEVIQAMGKATGRMVLRLPLPLSVAKNAIDHVPGVYALLQIPSSSVDYFVHPTYYATGNATADLAEAGLKVPALTSYLPVLVSFMKRHPEIASDAMV; this comes from the coding sequence ATGTCGAAGATCTTCTTCACCGGCTTCCCGGGCTTCCTGGGCGTCGAGCTCGTCCCCCGCGTCCTCGCCCGCGCCCCGCAGAGCGAGGTCGTCTGTCTCATCCAGAGCAAGTTCGCGCCCCTGGCGGCGCGCCGCGTCGCCGAGATCGAGCGCCGCGATGCGGCCTTCGCCGGCCGGATCCGCCTCGTCGAGGGCGATATCACGCAGCCCGGACTGGGGCTGCCGGCCGATGCACTCGCGGCACTCGCCACCGACACCAGCGAGATCTTCCACCTCGCCGCCGTCTACGATCTTTCGGTCCGCCGCGAGGTGGCGGTACGAGTCAACGTCGACGGCACGCGCAACCTGCTCGATTTCGCCGCGCGCTGCCCGGCACTCGCTCGCTTCCAGTACGTCTCGACCTGCTATGTCTCCGGCCGCTACCCTGGGATCTTCCGCGAGGAGGACCTGATCAAGGGGCAGGTCTTCAACAACTTCTACGAGGAGACCAAGTTCCTCGCCGAGGTCGAGGTGCGGGAGCGGATGGAGAAGGGCCTGCCGGCGACGATCTATCGTCCGGCGGTGGTCGTCGGCGACAGCCGCACCGGCGAAACGCAGAAATACGACGGTCCCTACTACGTCATGCGCTGGCTGCTCCGGCAGCCCGGGATCGCGCTGCTCCCGGTCGTCGGTGACACCCATCGCTCGCGCTTGAACCTGGTGCCTCGCGACTTCGTCGTCGAGGCGATCGACTACCTCTCGGGTGTCGCCAAGTCGCTCGGCAAGACCTACCAGCTCGCCGACCCGGAGGCGCTGACCATCGACGAGGTGATCCAGGCGATGGGCAAGGCCACGGGACGGATGGTCCTCCGGCTGCCTCTGCCGCTCTCTGTCGCCAAGAACGCGATCGACCACGTCCCGGGTGTCTACGCGCTCCTGCAGATCCCGTCGAGCTCCGTGGACTACTTCGTTCACCCGACCTACTACGCCACGGGGAATGCCACCGCCGATCTCGCCGAGGCGGGGCTGAAGGTTCCGGCGCTGACCTCCTACCTGCCGGTGCTGGTGTCCTTCATGAAGCGTCATCCGGAGATCGCTTCCGACGCGATGGTCTGA
- a CDS encoding M15 family metallopeptidase, producing the protein MRFLTSRSGRALRGFAFGLLAGYVAACATAREELRPPVEPAATRAPDLVEVVALDPTIHTDVRYATTNNFARRAVYPVARVYLQREAADAVVRAHRALAASGYGLLLFDGYRPWSVTRLFWEITPPAQRAFVADPRKGSRHNRGCAVDLTLYDRTTGREVEMPSAYDDFSEKASPAWAGGDPAARARRDLLRRTLEAEGFAVYENEWWHYDFRGWREYPVLDLSFPDLMNRR; encoded by the coding sequence ATGCGATTCCTGACGAGTCGTTCGGGCCGAGCGCTCCGTGGCTTCGCCTTCGGTCTCCTCGCCGGGTACGTCGCGGCCTGTGCAACGGCCCGCGAGGAGCTCCGACCGCCGGTCGAGCCCGCGGCGACGCGGGCACCGGATCTCGTCGAGGTCGTGGCGCTCGATCCGACGATCCACACCGACGTCCGTTACGCGACGACGAACAACTTCGCCCGGCGCGCGGTCTACCCGGTGGCGCGGGTCTACCTTCAGCGCGAGGCTGCCGACGCCGTGGTTCGAGCCCACCGCGCGCTCGCCGCGAGCGGCTACGGCCTGCTCCTGTTCGACGGCTATCGCCCTTGGTCCGTGACGCGCCTCTTCTGGGAGATCACCCCTCCGGCGCAGCGCGCCTTCGTCGCCGATCCGCGCAAGGGCTCGCGTCACAATCGCGGTTGCGCGGTCGACCTGACGCTCTACGACCGGACGACTGGGCGCGAGGTCGAGATGCCCTCGGCCTACGACGACTTCAGCGAGAAGGCCAGTCCGGCCTGGGCCGGAGGCGACCCGGCGGCGCGAGCCCGCCGCGACCTGCTCCGCCGGACCCTCGAGGCCGAAGGCTTCGCCGTCTACGAGAACGAGTGGTGGCACTACGACTTCCGCGGCTGGCGGGAATACCCGGTGCTCGACCTGTCGTTCCCCGACCTGATGAATCGGCGCTAG
- a CDS encoding ABC transporter permease subunit produces MSRALPSPAPRALGFGPSGWSRRALSLVDLYVLLGLAAVIYLGARLALGAPKSIAGPEIDLSVVALPRLALLSLGRMTAAYALSLVFSLAYGYTAARHLGARKVLLPVLDVLQSVPILSFLPVAVLGLSAVLPARLAAELAAVLLIFTSQAWNMTFSFYQSVSTVPSELREASAVFRLNPWLRFRTLELPFGMVGLIWNSMMSWAGGWFFLMASEMFQVGRRDFRLPGLGSYLQTAAQRSDHVALACGLGTLVGVIVLLDRLIWKPLLAWAERFKIETTEQEAPLLPSRRLLARSRLLRALSRSILRPLALRLDQAFDRLRDRRPGLLTPEPIAAPRSRLRWLWRGAFALALAWATLRAVLMLHAVPAATWGRIGLAVLWTGGRVAIALLVALAWTLPIGILIGSSGRLSRSLQPVVQVLAAVPATALFPILLLGLLRLPHGLEVAAVLLMLMGTQWYLLFNTIAGASTIPVDLRYTAAMLRLGGWQTQRVLVLPALFPFLVTGGVAASGGAWNASVVAEHVEFAGSSHDVPGIGAMIAQATSRGDYALLLAATLALVGTVVLINHFLWQRLYRLAERRYRLD; encoded by the coding sequence ATGAGCCGCGCCCTGCCAAGTCCCGCCCCTCGAGCCCTCGGGTTCGGCCCGTCGGGCTGGAGCCGACGAGCCCTCTCGCTCGTCGACCTCTACGTCCTGCTCGGCCTCGCCGCCGTGATCTATCTCGGAGCTCGCCTCGCCTTGGGCGCTCCGAAGTCGATCGCGGGTCCAGAGATCGACCTGTCGGTCGTCGCCCTGCCTCGCCTGGCGCTGCTGTCGCTCGGCCGGATGACCGCGGCCTACGCCCTCTCGCTCGTCTTCAGCCTGGCGTATGGCTACACCGCGGCCCGCCACCTCGGCGCGCGCAAGGTGTTGCTGCCCGTGCTCGACGTGCTGCAAAGCGTGCCGATCCTCTCCTTCCTGCCGGTCGCGGTCCTCGGGCTTTCCGCCGTGTTGCCGGCCCGCCTGGCCGCCGAGCTCGCCGCCGTGCTGCTCATCTTCACCTCGCAGGCGTGGAACATGACGTTCAGCTTCTATCAGTCCGTGTCGACGGTTCCGAGCGAGTTGCGCGAAGCGAGCGCCGTCTTCCGGCTCAACCCCTGGCTGCGGTTCCGCACCCTCGAGCTGCCGTTCGGCATGGTGGGACTGATCTGGAACAGCATGATGAGCTGGGCCGGCGGCTGGTTCTTCCTCATGGCGTCGGAGATGTTCCAAGTCGGCAGGCGCGACTTCCGCCTCCCCGGTCTCGGCTCCTATCTGCAAACCGCCGCCCAACGGAGCGACCACGTCGCGCTCGCTTGCGGGCTGGGCACTCTCGTCGGTGTCATCGTCCTGCTCGATCGCCTGATCTGGAAGCCGCTGCTCGCCTGGGCCGAGCGTTTCAAGATCGAGACGACCGAGCAAGAGGCTCCGCTGCTCCCTTCTCGCCGACTGCTCGCTCGCTCTCGCCTGCTGCGTGCGCTGTCACGAAGCATCCTGCGGCCGCTCGCCCTCCGGCTGGACCAGGCCTTCGACCGGTTGCGCGATCGCCGGCCCGGCCTGCTCACCCCCGAGCCGATCGCGGCCCCACGCTCGCGGTTGCGGTGGCTCTGGCGTGGCGCGTTCGCTCTTGCCCTCGCCTGGGCGACCCTTCGCGCCGTGCTGATGCTCCATGCGGTGCCGGCCGCGACCTGGGGACGGATCGGTCTTGCCGTGCTCTGGACCGGCGGTCGGGTGGCGATCGCCCTGCTCGTCGCGCTCGCCTGGACCCTGCCGATCGGCATCCTGATCGGCTCCTCCGGTCGCCTGTCGCGCTCGCTGCAGCCGGTCGTCCAGGTGCTCGCCGCCGTGCCCGCCACGGCGCTCTTCCCGATCCTCCTCCTGGGGCTGCTGCGACTGCCGCACGGCCTCGAAGTTGCCGCGGTCCTGCTGATGCTGATGGGGACACAGTGGTATCTGCTCTTCAACACGATCGCCGGCGCGAGCACCATCCCGGTCGACCTGCGCTATACCGCGGCGATGCTCCGCCTCGGCGGCTGGCAGACGCAGCGCGTCCTGGTCCTCCCCGCCCTCTTCCCCTTTCTGGTGACGGGCGGCGTCGCCGCCTCGGGCGGCGCCTGGAACGCCAGCGTCGTCGCCGAGCACGTCGAGTTCGCGGGTTCGTCACACGATGTGCCCGGGATCGGAGCGATGATCGCCCAGGCCACCAGCCGGGGGGACTACGCCCTGCTCCTCGCCGCGACTCTCGCCCTGGTCGGCACCGTCGTGCTGATCAACCATTTCCTCTGGCAGCGGCTCTATCGGCTTGCCGAACGCCGCTACCGGCTCGACTGA
- a CDS encoding PD40 domain-containing protein gives MSMTPSFRATALATLLLLARSSAATAEPPGKSPLLLQSPSLSSREIAFAYAGDLWAVPRGGGVARRLTAGSGIEARPLYSPDGESIAFSGEYDGNVDVYVMAAAGGTPRRLTWHPGEDVAVAWTPDGSGILFRSGRASGTDDRHLYRIAASGGVPERLPLPAAETGSFSPDGRRLAYVPYEQWQPAWKRYRGGQTTPIWIVDLTTLAVEKIPRDGSNDRQPIWIGDEIFFLSDRDGPVGLYSYDTRSRSVRRRATPPGFDLKSAGGGPGGIAIEQFGALHLLDLASGTLRRVEVQLAADLPAIRPHWVDVSAEIQSAALSPTGARALFAARGDLFTVPAEKGDIRSLTHSSSAADRDPAWSPDGKTIAWLSDESGEVALHLTAANGFAATRRIALGDPPSFFYSPVWSPDSKWIALHDKRLTLWLVEVASGRLARVDQDDSESPERTLDPAWSPDSRFLAYSKKLPSQLRAIFVYSLADASRHQVTDGMSDARHPAFDHDGKSLAFTASTDVGLTASWLDLSSYRHPVTRSVYAMVLARDTASPLAPLSDEEKGPTESADAKADADDSASAVAPVVRIDWERLPQRTVALPVDAANYVGLAAGKAGELFLLEGPEVADADAEGPPPVRVVKFTYADRKTTVLLESAERFVLSGDGEKMLWLAGDTWSIAATAEAPEEGKGAIDLSTMRAFVDPRAEWRQMYREVWRLERDFLYDPGHHGLDLAAAERLYAPFLDGIAHRADLNTLFEEMLGNLVLGHVFVGGGDLPAPPETGTGLLGADVTVERGRYRFARIFDGESWNPDLKAPLTQPGAEVHPGEYLLAIDGRDVRPPAAVESFLEQTADRTVVLRVGPDPEGSGARDVAVVPVASEHDLRYRAWVEDNRRTVDRLSGGRLAYLHLPDTGGGGFDNFNRYFFAQTDKQGAIVDERFNHGGQLADYVIDLLDRPRLSWLATRDGREMPSPGGAIDGPKVMLINEMSGSGGDALPWYFRKVGLGPLVGTRTWGGLVGIYDYPVLLDGGQVTAPRVAIYGLDGAWEVENVGVAPDVEVERLPADCRDGRDPQLERAVALLLERLSQQPPKAPRRPPYPVYRTLPTSAP, from the coding sequence ATGTCGATGACGCCATCGTTCCGCGCCACTGCGCTTGCCACACTCCTGCTGCTCGCCCGATCGAGCGCCGCCACCGCCGAGCCGCCGGGCAAATCGCCGCTCCTCCTGCAGAGCCCGTCCCTGTCCTCCCGCGAGATCGCCTTCGCCTATGCCGGCGATCTCTGGGCGGTACCGCGGGGCGGCGGGGTGGCCCGCCGGCTGACCGCCGGCAGCGGGATCGAGGCTCGTCCGCTCTACTCGCCCGACGGCGAATCGATCGCCTTCTCCGGCGAGTACGACGGCAACGTCGACGTCTACGTGATGGCGGCGGCTGGCGGCACCCCTCGCCGCCTCACCTGGCATCCGGGAGAGGACGTCGCGGTCGCCTGGACGCCCGACGGGAGCGGGATCCTCTTCCGCAGCGGACGAGCGAGCGGAACCGACGACCGGCATCTCTACCGGATCGCAGCGAGCGGCGGCGTCCCCGAGCGGCTTCCTTTGCCGGCCGCCGAGACGGGTTCGTTCTCACCCGACGGGCGCCGGCTCGCCTACGTTCCGTACGAACAGTGGCAGCCGGCCTGGAAGCGCTATCGCGGCGGCCAGACGACGCCGATCTGGATCGTCGACCTCACGACGCTCGCGGTCGAGAAGATCCCGCGCGACGGATCGAACGACCGCCAACCGATCTGGATCGGCGACGAGATCTTCTTCCTCTCGGATCGCGACGGCCCGGTGGGGCTCTACTCCTACGACACGCGCAGTCGCAGCGTGCGCCGCCGCGCTACCCCACCGGGATTCGACCTCAAGTCGGCCGGCGGCGGCCCGGGCGGGATCGCCATCGAGCAGTTCGGGGCGCTCCACCTGCTCGACCTGGCGAGCGGCACCCTGCGCCGCGTCGAGGTGCAGCTCGCGGCGGATCTGCCGGCCATCCGACCTCACTGGGTCGACGTCTCGGCGGAGATCCAGTCGGCGGCCCTCTCGCCGACGGGAGCCCGGGCGCTCTTCGCCGCGCGGGGGGACCTCTTCACCGTCCCGGCGGAAAAGGGCGACATCCGCAGCCTGACGCACTCCTCCTCGGCGGCCGATCGCGACCCGGCCTGGTCGCCCGACGGCAAGACCATCGCCTGGCTCTCCGACGAGTCCGGCGAAGTGGCGCTGCATCTCACGGCGGCGAACGGATTCGCGGCGACGCGGCGCATCGCGCTCGGCGACCCGCCCTCGTTCTTCTACTCGCCGGTCTGGTCGCCCGACTCGAAGTGGATCGCGCTTCACGACAAGCGGCTCACCCTCTGGCTCGTCGAGGTCGCCAGCGGCCGCCTCGCGCGCGTCGACCAGGACGACTCCGAGAGCCCCGAACGCACCCTCGACCCGGCCTGGTCGCCCGACTCGCGCTTCCTCGCCTACTCCAAGAAGCTGCCAAGCCAGTTGCGGGCGATCTTCGTCTACTCGCTCGCCGACGCGAGCCGGCATCAGGTCACCGACGGGATGAGCGACGCACGACATCCCGCCTTCGACCACGACGGCAAGAGCCTCGCCTTCACCGCCAGCACGGACGTCGGCCTGACCGCCTCGTGGCTCGACCTGTCGAGCTACCGGCATCCCGTCACGCGCAGCGTCTACGCGATGGTGCTCGCCCGGGACACCGCGTCGCCACTCGCCCCGCTCAGCGACGAGGAGAAAGGCCCGACCGAGAGCGCCGACGCGAAAGCGGACGCGGACGACTCGGCGTCCGCCGTGGCGCCCGTCGTGCGCATCGACTGGGAGCGGCTGCCCCAGCGTACGGTGGCCCTCCCGGTCGACGCGGCCAACTACGTCGGGCTGGCTGCCGGCAAGGCTGGCGAGCTCTTCCTGCTCGAAGGCCCCGAAGTCGCCGACGCCGACGCCGAGGGTCCCCCGCCGGTGCGGGTCGTGAAGTTCACCTACGCCGATCGCAAGACGACAGTTCTCCTCGAAAGCGCCGAGCGCTTCGTCCTTTCCGGCGACGGCGAGAAGATGCTCTGGCTCGCCGGCGACACCTGGTCGATCGCCGCGACGGCCGAGGCCCCCGAAGAGGGAAAAGGCGCGATCGACCTCTCGACGATGCGCGCCTTCGTCGACCCGCGGGCGGAGTGGCGCCAGATGTACCGCGAGGTCTGGCGGCTCGAGCGGGACTTCCTCTACGACCCGGGACACCACGGGCTCGACCTCGCGGCGGCCGAACGCCTCTATGCACCGTTCCTCGACGGGATCGCCCACCGCGCCGACCTCAACACCCTCTTCGAAGAGATGCTCGGCAACCTCGTCCTCGGCCACGTCTTCGTCGGCGGCGGCGACCTACCGGCGCCGCCCGAGACGGGAACCGGCTTGCTCGGAGCCGACGTCACCGTCGAGCGCGGTCGATACCGCTTTGCGCGGATCTTCGACGGCGAGAGCTGGAACCCCGATCTGAAGGCGCCGCTCACCCAGCCTGGCGCCGAAGTCCACCCGGGCGAGTACCTGCTCGCCATCGACGGACGCGACGTGCGTCCGCCTGCCGCCGTCGAGTCGTTTCTCGAGCAGACGGCCGACCGCACCGTCGTCCTGCGCGTCGGCCCGGACCCGGAAGGATCCGGCGCCCGCGACGTCGCCGTCGTCCCGGTGGCGAGCGAGCACGACCTGCGCTACCGCGCCTGGGTCGAGGACAACCGGCGGACGGTCGACCGGCTGAGCGGTGGACGACTCGCCTATCTCCATCTGCCCGACACCGGCGGCGGCGGCTTCGACAACTTCAACCGCTACTTCTTCGCCCAGACCGACAAGCAGGGCGCGATCGTCGACGAGCGCTTCAACCATGGCGGGCAGCTCGCCGACTACGTGATCGACCTGCTCGACCGCCCCCGGCTTTCCTGGCTCGCGACTCGCGACGGCCGGGAGATGCCCTCGCCCGGCGGCGCCATCGACGGACCGAAGGTCATGCTGATCAACGAGATGTCGGGGTCGGGAGGCGATGCTCTGCCCTGGTACTTCCGCAAGGTCGGCCTCGGACCGCTCGTCGGCACGCGAACCTGGGGTGGTCTGGTCGGGATCTACGACTACCCCGTGCTGCTCGACGGCGGCCAGGTTACCGCGCCGCGGGTGGCAATCTACGGCCTCGACGGCGCCTGGGAGGTGGAGAACGTCGGCGTCGCCCCGGATGTCGAGGTCGAACGGCTGCCCGCCGACTGTCGGGACGGACGAGACCCGCAGCTCGAACGGGCGGTGGCGCTCCTGCTCGAGAGGCTGAGCCAGCAGCCGCCGAAGGCTCCCCGGCGTCCGCCGTACCCGGTCTATCGGACGCTGCCGACCAGCGCTCCTTGA